One genomic segment of Epinephelus fuscoguttatus linkage group LG19, E.fuscoguttatus.final_Chr_v1 includes these proteins:
- the LOC125879969 gene encoding medium-chain acyl-CoA ligase ACSF2, mitochondrial-like isoform X5, with amino-acid sequence MSTLLRSCAHSLRHVDGLKHGKAWKLYSTSLLQWCRSLHVDTPPNKPSLTTSYVHGTSTIPLLPLTVGQSLDSTVQRWPDREAVVFLQDGIRKTFAQFQQDVDKAAAGLLALGLKRGDRLGVWGPNTYEWILFQFASAKVGIILVSLNPAYQVKEVEFTLKKVQCKAVVCPTHFKTQNFCEMLRELCPEINTAPTGTIKSSRLPDLRMVIVTDSRQPGMLHVEDVMQAGESRHHKELMDLQSKLSFDEPINIQFTSGTTGSPKGACLSHYNIVNNAYFMGLRMGYGWRPQVRVCVPVPMYHCFGSVVGGMNMAVHGITLVFPSTGYNSRANLEAIQSEKCNVVYGTPTMFTDMLSQSDLQKYDLSSVEAGIMAGSPCPPEIVRRLRTDMNMKEITLAYGTTENSPITFLGFPQDNEDLKINTVGCIMNHTEAKVVDPATGEIVPLGASGELMIRGSCVMHGYWQDSEKTREVISQDRWYRTGDTASLNSLGYCRIEGRIKDLIIRGGENIYPAEIEQFLFTHPKVQEVQVVGVKDERLGEQVCACIRLKEGQTSSAEEIKAFSKGQISHFKIPHYVMFVDSYPLTASGKIKKNILKEDMEKKLCL; translated from the exons ATGTCAACACTGCTAAGATCCTGTGCTCACAGTCTCAGACACGTGGATGGACTCAAACATGGCAAGGCTTGGAAATTATACAGCACAAGTTTGCTCCAGTGGTGTCG GTCCCTCCATGTGGACACTCCTCCCAACAAACCCTCTCTGACTACCAGCTATGTCCATGGCACCTCCACCATCCCTCTGCTCCCACTGACTGTAGGCCAGAGCCTGGACTCCACAGTGCAGCGCTGGCCTGACCGTGAAGCTGTGGTCTTCCTGCAGGATGGCATTCGGAAAACCTTTGCACAGTTTCAACAAGAT GTTGACAAGGCAGCTGCAGGTCTGCTTGCTTTGGGCCTGAAGAGAGGCGACAGACTGGGAGTTTGGGGACCTAACACATATGAATGGATCCTTTTCCAGTTTGCTTCAGCCAAAGTTGGAATTATACTG GTGTCATTGAACCCGGCCTATCAGGTGAAGGAAGTGGAGTTTACTCTAAAGAAG GTCCAGTGTAAAGCTGTGGTCTGCCCAACCCACTTTAAAACCCAAAATTTCTGTGAGATGCTGAGGGAACTCTGCCCAGAGATCAACACAGCGCCGACAGGCACGATCAAAAGCTCCAG GTTGCCAGACTTGCGTATGGTGATTGTGACAGATAGCAGACAGCCAGGGATGCTCCACGTAGAGGATGTGATGCAAGCAGGAGAGAGTCGACACCACAAAGAGCTGATGGATCTGCAGAGTAAACTGTCCTTCGATGAGCCCATCAACATCCAGTTCACATCA GGGACTACAGGGAGTCCAAAGGGAGCATGTCTTTCCCACTACAATATTGTAAACAATGCCTACTTTATGGGTCTACGAATGGGTTATGGATGGAGA CCTCAGgtgcgagtgtgtgtgcctgtacCCATGTATCACTGCTTTGGCTCTGTAGTGGGAGGGATGAATATGGCAGTACATGGCATCACACTGGTCTTCCCCTCTACTGGCTACAACAGCCGAGCCAACCTAGAGGCCATTCAGAGTGAAAA GTGCAATGTCGTCTATGGCACTCCCACAATGTTCACCGACATGCTCAGCCAAAGTGATTTACAGAAATATGATTTGTCATCAGTTGAAGCTG GCATCATGGCAGGTTCTCCATGCCCTCCTGAGATTGTGAGAAGACTGAGAACAGACATGAACATGAAAGAGATAACG TTAGCTTATGGAACCACTGAGAACAGCCCCATTACATTTCTGGGATTCCCACAAGACAACGAGGACCTGAAGATAAATACTGTTGGATGCATCATGAACCACACTGAG GCCAAAGTGGTGGACCCTGCTACTGGGGAGATTGTCCCTCTGGGGGCCTCAGGAGAGCTGATGATCAGAGGCAGCTGTGTGATGCATGGATACTGGCAAGATTCTGAGAAGACCAGAGAGGTTATCTCCCAAGACCGCTGGTACAGGACTGG TGACACGGCCAGTCTGAACAGTCTGGGATACTGCCGCATTGAAGGACGCATAAAGGACTTGATCATCCGAGGAGGGGAGAACATCTACCctgctgagatagagcagtttCTCTTTACACATCCCAAAGTACAGGAGGTGCAG GTGGTTGGAGTGAAAGATGAGAGGCTGGGTGAGCAGGTGTGTGCCTGCATCAGGCTGAAGGAGGGCCAGACCTCCAGTGcagaggagataaaagcattCTCCAAAGGCCAG ATTTCTCACTTCAAGATTCCACATTATGTGATGTTTGTAGACAGCTACCCTCTGACAGCCTCTGGAAAG ATCAAGAAGAACATACTAAAGGAGGACATGGAGAAGAAATTATGCCTTTAA
- the LOC125879969 gene encoding medium-chain acyl-CoA ligase ACSF2, mitochondrial-like isoform X4 → MSALLRSCAHSVRSVDGLKHSKAWKLCSTGLLQWCRSLHVDTPPNKPSLTTSYVHGTSTIPLLPLTVGQSLDSTVQRWPDREAVVFLQDGIRKTFAQFQQDVDKAAAGLLALGLKRGDRLGVWGPNTYEWILFQFASAKVGIILVSLNPAYQVKEVEFTLKKVQCKAVVCPTHFKTQNFCEMLRELCPEINTAPTGTIKSSRLPDLRMVIVTDSRQPGMLHVEDVMQAGESRHHKELMDLQSKLSFDEPINIQFTSGTTGSPKGACLSHYNIVNNAYFMGLRMGYGWRPQVRVCVPVPMYHCFGSVVGGMNMAVHGITLVFPSTGYNSRANLEAIQSEKCNVVYGTPTMFTDMLSQSDLQKYDLSSVEAGIMAGSPCPPEIVRRLRTDMNMKEITLAYGTTENSPITFLGFPQDNEDLKINTVGCIMNHTEAKVVDPATGEIVPLGASGELMIRGSCVMHGYWQDSEKTREVISQDRWYRTGDTASLNSLGYCRIEGRIKDLIIRGGENIYPAEIEQFLFTHPKVQEVQVVGVKDERLGEQVCACIRLKEGQTSSAEEIKAFSKGQISHFKIPHYVMFVDSYPLTASGKIKKNILKEDMEKKLCL, encoded by the exons ATGTCAGCACTGTTAAGATCCTGTGCTCACAGTGTCAGATCTGTGGATGGActcaaacacagcaaagcttGGAAATTATGCAGCACAGGTCTGCTCCAGTGGTGTCG GTCCCTCCATGTGGACACTCCTCCCAACAAACCCTCTCTGACTACCAGCTATGTCCATGGCACCTCCACCATCCCTCTGCTCCCACTGACTGTAGGCCAGAGCCTGGACTCCACAGTGCAGCGCTGGCCTGACCGTGAAGCTGTGGTCTTCCTGCAGGATGGCATTCGGAAAACCTTTGCACAGTTTCAACAAGAT GTTGACAAGGCAGCTGCAGGTCTGCTTGCTTTGGGCCTGAAGAGAGGCGACAGACTGGGAGTTTGGGGACCTAACACATATGAATGGATCCTTTTCCAGTTTGCTTCAGCCAAAGTTGGAATTATACTG GTGTCATTGAACCCGGCCTATCAGGTGAAGGAAGTGGAGTTTACTCTAAAGAAG GTCCAGTGTAAAGCTGTGGTCTGCCCAACCCACTTTAAAACCCAAAATTTCTGTGAGATGCTGAGGGAACTCTGCCCAGAGATCAACACAGCGCCGACAGGCACGATCAAAAGCTCCAG GTTGCCAGACTTGCGTATGGTGATTGTGACAGATAGCAGACAGCCAGGGATGCTCCACGTAGAGGATGTGATGCAAGCAGGAGAGAGTCGACACCACAAAGAGCTGATGGATCTGCAGAGTAAACTGTCCTTCGATGAGCCCATCAACATCCAGTTCACATCA GGGACTACAGGGAGTCCAAAGGGAGCATGTCTTTCCCACTACAATATTGTAAACAATGCCTACTTTATGGGTCTACGAATGGGTTATGGATGGAGA CCTCAGgtgcgagtgtgtgtgcctgtacCCATGTATCACTGCTTTGGCTCTGTAGTGGGAGGGATGAATATGGCAGTACATGGCATCACACTGGTCTTCCCCTCTACTGGCTACAACAGCCGAGCCAACCTAGAGGCCATTCAGAGTGAAAA GTGCAATGTCGTCTATGGCACTCCCACAATGTTCACCGACATGCTCAGCCAAAGTGATTTACAGAAATATGATTTGTCATCAGTTGAAGCTG GCATCATGGCAGGTTCTCCATGCCCTCCTGAGATTGTGAGAAGACTGAGAACAGACATGAACATGAAAGAGATAACG TTAGCTTATGGAACCACTGAGAACAGCCCCATTACATTTCTGGGATTCCCACAAGACAACGAGGACCTGAAGATAAATACTGTTGGATGCATCATGAACCACACTGAG GCCAAAGTGGTGGACCCTGCTACTGGGGAGATTGTCCCTCTGGGGGCCTCAGGAGAGCTGATGATCAGAGGCAGCTGTGTGATGCATGGATACTGGCAAGATTCTGAGAAGACCAGAGAGGTTATCTCCCAAGACCGCTGGTACAGGACTGG TGACACGGCCAGTCTGAACAGTCTGGGATACTGCCGCATTGAAGGACGCATAAAGGACTTGATCATCCGAGGAGGGGAGAACATCTACCctgctgagatagagcagtttCTCTTTACACATCCCAAAGTACAGGAGGTGCAG GTGGTTGGAGTGAAAGATGAGAGGCTGGGTGAGCAGGTGTGTGCCTGCATCAGGCTGAAGGAGGGCCAGACCTCCAGTGcagaggagataaaagcattCTCCAAAGGCCAG ATTTCTCACTTCAAGATTCCACATTATGTGATGTTTGTAGACAGCTACCCTCTGACAGCCTCTGGAAAG ATCAAGAAGAACATACTAAAGGAGGACATGGAGAAGAAATTATGCCTTTAA